A section of the Drosophila willistoni isolate 14030-0811.24 chromosome XR unlocalized genomic scaffold, UCI_dwil_1.1 Seg106, whole genome shotgun sequence genome encodes:
- the LOC6651986 gene encoding probable protein phosphatase 2C T23F11.1 — protein sequence MGQTLSEPVTAKESSYCQNSVYRVGSSCMQGWRINMEDSHTHILSLPDDPGTAFFAVFDGHGGATVAQYAGKHLHKFILKRPEYNDNDIEKALKQGFLDIDYEMLHNESWGEQMAGSTAVVVLVKDNILYCANAGDSRAIACVNGQLEVLSMDHKPNNEGESKRIIEGGGWVEFNRVNGNLALSRALGDFVFKRANKKPEDQIVTAYPDVETRNISDDWEFIVLACDGIWDVMTNAEVLEFCRTRIGLGMYPEEICEELMNHCLAPDCQMGGLGGDNMTVVLVCLLHDKPYSDLITRCNRSNFASYENDATKPNPNTSPKSNLNDNDKQMSNNTETTSAAVTLANLQPNSNSSPSPPHSHLSEDKSQAKQSQQDHVDPMLATTELHLNYIY from the exons ATGGGACAAACCTTGTCCGAGCCGGTGACTGCCAAAGAGTCATCGTATTGCCAGAATTCGGTGTACCGAGTGGGCTCTAGTTGCATGCAGGGATGGCGCATCAATATGGAagattcacacacacatatactgTCGCTGCCCGATGATCCCGGCACAGCCTTTTTTGCCGTTTTTGATGGCCATGGTGGGGCCACAGTGGCACAATATGCGGGCAAACATTTGCACAAATTTATACTTAAACGACCCGAGTACAACGACAATGACATAGAAAAGGCCCTCAAACAG GGCTTTTTGGACATTGATTATGAAATGCTGCACAATGAGTCATGGGGCGAACAAATGGCTGGATCTACAGCTGTTGTAGTGTTGGTCAAGGATAATATATTGTATTGTGCTAACGCTGGCGACTCGCGGGCAATTGCCTGTGTGAATGGCCAATTAGAGGTACTTTCAATGGACCACAAGCCGAATAATGAAGGCGAATCGAAACGTATTATAGAGGGCGGCGGTTGGGTGGAATTCAATCGAGTTAATGGTAATCTCGCCCTCTCCCGTGCCCTTGGGGACTTTGTCTTTAAGCGAGCAAACAAAAAGCCGGAAGATCAAATCGTGACAG CTTACCCGGATGTGGAAACACGGAATATCTCAGACGATTGGGAATTTATCGTTTTGGCTTGCGATGGCATTTGGGATGTGATGACTAATGCGGAAGTTTTGGAATTCTGCCGTACTCGCATCGGTCTGGGCATGTATCCGGAGGAGATATGCGAGGAGCTGATGAATCATTGTTTGGCGCCCGATTGCCAAATGGGCGGCCTGGGCGGTGATAATATGACAGTTGTATTGGTTTGCCTGCTGCATGATAAACCCTACAGTGATTTAATTACCCGCTGTAATCGTAGTAATTTTGCGTCCTACGAAAACGATGCCACAAAGCCTAATCCGAACACCAGCCCAAAGTCAAATCTAAATGATAATGATAAGCAGATGAGCAACAACACGgaaacaacatcagcagcagtaACATTAGCCAATCTTCAGCCCAACTCAAACTCGAGTCCTAGTCCCCCCCACTCTCACCTGTCGGAGGATAAGTCACAGGCAAAACAGTCACAACAAGATCATGTAGATCCAATGCTGGCAACAACCGAATTGCACTTGAATTATATTTACTAG